A window of the Xenopus laevis strain J_2021 chromosome 9_10L, Xenopus_laevis_v10.1, whole genome shotgun sequence genome harbors these coding sequences:
- the LOC108703959 gene encoding up-regulator of cell proliferation codes for MLQQLCVEKYKIFNLRLAEILEIGEVSIKRIALQRIEDIPWYFLQNLIALNGTARNTRLAKQTIDMRLSSVQDEDADFIGETDNTNSIHPLDVLCVLLHCSDVFLQQEILSKMAMCQFALPLLLPSIDGLESTFMLWAMWNIVKRWRPQSLAESKGCREENLVLITMPTFSFLRMGKCNLSKSRVLNKILSPVQQNHDFFVHQNMEGGNVSRKISDGLVEISWYFPGGRENSDIFPEPVAFTNLRGDLKSNWSQFSFLARVSSAVFIITESINEQDYELLTNINSVNTHYFFIIVPSSQSVSVETQKYIKMLYPVLKISRKNVLVMNSSVNEAELVKQLQMVITELMANAPHAMNLEDMSQVVTSIGIHVDENSEELQKAKRLAQEIVINIDDVVEYKRKTMRLQGDLWKELAQLEKEICRMKRQGSENSEDYRAKLVRKCSEIRMLQRGHDLPDGMLKFITAITSLPQVEKHFFLKWLKFYLDSIGRHYLYALQTEYKESCHAFSGNLDQLKRLDQRISNSSLGVEHFLRELGQFYEAGNSIANDGIKGETFKKFSRLPGIAADLLLDGFPLELIDGDASNIPLHWVTDILDELNNKTGKKCRMSVITVLGVQSTGKSTLLNTMFGLQFPVASGRCTRGAFMTLIKVKKNIQNDVGCEFILVIDTEGLKAPELASLENTFEHDNELATLVVGLSDITIINMAMENTTEMKDILQIVVHAFLRMKEIGKKPNCQFVHQNVSDVTAHEKNMRDRKRIVEQLDEMTKAAARMEENNNVQKFSDIMDYNVNEHSWYIPGLWHGVPPMASVNTGYSENIFELKKHLIEIMKKQNKHRKPQTISEFLKWMKSLWNAVKYEKFIFSFRNSLVAEAYNLLSVKYSELEWNFRKKMHNWLTEAENLVRNQTAEILLDPEMCIDLKYTMCCVLHEQEMIMTESLEKYFENEENHAHLVERYREDFFRSIKILRNELQVYLSNKCEEVIRVQKGKHEIKLVQEKYLQTIEEKAISLLEMCRSVKHKLTDQELESEFDVMWNNTLLGLHMGTLNKRNISQEMLDQIRKDMRHKAGYVTEKLNDVKSLAEYGHNCFIMDKKYFQSRWYDNVPESYHYEYWNKVNVLAVSLVDTCSSHASQLAGTLEDYDQTYCQELLNVINNRLNQKDVKGLHLSPLFETDLKLIVLSRAAPLFQKTHNRFIQENNPKFFLERLRPQYFSTFKNIYQEKDESQIRALKFCEICLKPALTEYVFRNLGGKIVEDILTGSDSMRYSSRTFFQFTLLKELLEDKTFSQYVKYTNHYEIFVKKWIFKYIIEKYKKPESLISLRARIISGITRKIRDVLRDPKVFYTTDVSSCLKMFCEMLKKDLVISQNELKVVIFKSTASAAQFSADIEAFLDDIERQTATEFKYFSIEAVLSKATLKPQDELFKKVFGCGKLCPFCKVPCEAGATDHKEHFASVHRPQGLGSYRYIKTKVLSHSICTTDVVGNSTFQSSDTDWKPHPYKEYRKIYPDWVIQPDPTIGASDYWKFVFKEFNKEFAEHYIARLADISEDWYSITKQQALESLKISFNMQ; via the coding sequence ATGCTACAACAGCTTTGTGTGgaaaagtataaaatatttaatctaCGCCTTGCAGAAATCCTTGAGATTGGAGAAGTGAGTATAAAGAGAATTGCTCTCCAGAGGATAGAAGATATCCCATGGTATTTTCTACAGAATTTAATTGCTCTGAATGGCACGGCGAGGAACACCAGACTTGCCAAGCAAACCATTGACATGAGACTGAGCAGCGTTCAAGATGAGGATGCTGATTTTATAGGTGAAACAGACAACACCAACTCAATTCATCCTTTAGATGTCCTTTGTGTTCTTCTTCATTGTTCTGATGTTTTTTTGCAACAGGAGATATTATCTAAAATGGCCATGTGCCAATTTGCTCTACCTCTCCTCCTTCCATCGATCGATGGTTTAGAGTCAACATTCATGTTGTGGGCAATGTGGAACATTGTCAAGAGGTGGAGACCCCAATCATTAGCGGAAAGTAAAGGCTGCAGAGAAGAGAACCTGGTGCTCATTACCATGCCAACCTTTTCCTTTTTGAGAATGGGGAAATGCAATCTATCCAAGTCAAGAGTCCTAAATAAGATTCTTAGCCCAGTTCAACAAAATCATGATTTCTTTGTGCATCAAAATATGGAAGGTGGGAATGTTTCAAGGAAAATCTCTGATGGATTGGTGGAAATTTCCTGGTATTTTCCAGGAGGAAGAGAAAATTCTGATATTTTCCCAGAACCCGTCGCATTTACTAATTTAAGGGGAGACCTAAAGTCTAACTGGAGCCAGTTCTCTTTTTTAGCACGAGTTTCTTCAGCTGTGTTTATCATTACAGAATCCATTAATGAGCAAGATTATGAACTTTTAACAAACATAAATAGTGTAAATACACACTACTTCTTTATCATTGTGCCTTCCTCGCAAAGTGTCAGCGTAGAGActcaaaaatacataaaaatgctaTACCCAGTTCTGAAAATAAGCAGAAAGAACGTCTTGGTGATGAACAGTTCAGTGAACGAGGCAGAATTAGTAAAGCAATTACAAATGGTCATCACTGAGCTCATGGCAAATGCTCCACATGCTATGAATCTTGAGGACATGTCACAAGTTGTCACATCCATTGGAATACATGTCGATGAGAACTCAGAGGAGCTTCAGAAAGCAAAAAGACTTGCCCAGGAAATTGTCATTAATATAGATGATGTGGTGGAATATAAAAGGAAGACAATGAGACTGCAGGGGGATCTCTGGAAAGAATTAGCTCAACTAGAGAAGGAAATTTGTAGAATGAAACGACAAGGAAGTGAAAACTCAGAAGATTACAGAGCAAAGCTTGTGAGAAAATGCTCTGAAATTCGTATGCTTCAAAGGGGACATGATTTGCCTGATGGCATGCTCAAATTCATAACAGCCATCACCTCTTTACCTCAGGTGGAGAAACATTTCTTCTTGAAATGGCTAAAATTTTATCTGGACTCAATTGGAAGACATTATCTTTATGCGCTGCAGACGGAATACAAAGAGAGCTGCCACGCATTCTCCGGTAATCTTGACCAGTTAAAACGATTAGATCAGAGAATATCAAACAGCTCCTTGGGAGTGGAGCACTTTCTACGAGAGCTAGGGCAGTTTTACGAAGCCGGAAATTCTATTGCAAATGATGGTAtcaaaggggaaacatttaaaaaatttagcAGACTCCCAGGGATTGCTGCAGACCTCCTCCTAGATGGGTTCCCATTGGAGTTGATAGATGGTGATGCCTCCAATATTCCCTTGCATTGGGTAACAGACATTCTAGATGAGTTGAATAACAAgacaggaaaaaaatgcagaatgagTGTAATCACTGTATTGGGAGTGCAGAGTACAGGGAAATCCACCCTTCTCAACACCATGTTTGGGTTGCAGTTTCCTGTGGCCAGTGGACGATGCACACGAGGAGCTTTCATGACACTGAttaaggtgaaaaaaaacatCCAGAATGATGTCGGCTGTGAATTTATTTTGGTGATCGATACTGAAGGACTGAAGGCTCCAGAACTGGCTTCTTTGGAGAATACTTTTGAACATGACAATGAGTTGGCAACTCTAGTAGTTGGGTTGAGTGACATCACCATAATTAACATGGCCATGGAAAATACAACAGAAATGAAAGATATTTTACAGATTGTAGTTCATGCATTCCTTAGAATGAAAGAAATAGGAAAGAAGCCAAACTGCCAGTTTGTGCATCAAAACGTGAGTGATGTGACTGCTCATGAAAAGAACATGAGGGACAGAAAGAGAATTGTGGAACAGTTGGATGAGATGACCAAAGCAGCAGCAAGAATGGAAGAGAATAACAATGTCCAAAAGTTCTCTGACATCATGGACTACAATGTTAATGAACACAGTTGGTATATTCCCGGTTTGTGGCATGGAGTCCCACCAATGGCTTCGGTAAACACAGGatacagtgaaaatatttttgaattaaagAAACACCTAATTGAAATCAtgaagaaacaaaacaaacatagaAAGCCTCAGACCATTTCTGAGTTTCTGAAATGGATGAAAAGCTTGTGGAACGCTGTGAAATATGAGAAATTCATATTCAGCTTCCGAAACAGCCTTGTGGCAGAAGCTTATAACCTGCTTTCAGTAAAATACTCAGAGCTGGAGTGGAACTTCCGAAAAAAGATGCATAACTGGTTGACTGAGGCAGAAAACCTAGTTAGGAATCAGACAGCCGAAATATTATTAGACCCAGAAATGTGTATAGATTTGAAATACACCATGTGCTGTGTCTTACATGAACAAGAGATGATCATGACAGAGTCACTAGAGAAGTATTTTGAGAATGAAGAAAACCATGCCCATCTAGTAGAGAGGTACAGAGAAGATTTCTTCAGAAGCATTAAGATTCTTAGGAATGAACTTCAGGTTTATTTAAGTAATAAATGTGAAGAAGTGATTCGCGTTCAAAAAGGGAAACATGAGATCAAACTAGTCCAGGAGAAATATTTACAGACCATCGAAGAGAAGGCCATCAGCCTCTTGGAAATGTGCAGAAGTGTAAAACACAAACTCACTGACCAAGAGCTAGAGTCAGAATTTGATGTGATGTGGAATAACACATTATTGGGGCTGCACATGGGTACCTTAAACAAAAGGAACATCAGTCAAGAAATGTTGGACCAAATTAGAAAGGACATGAGACACAAAGCCGGGTATGTAACTGAGAAGCTCAATGACGTAAAGAGTTTAGCAGAGTATGGACATAATTGCTTTATCATGGACAAGAAGTATTTTCAAAGCAGATGGTATGATAATGTACCTGAAAGCTATCATTACGAGTACTGGAATAAAGTAAATGTTCTTGCTGTCTCCTTGGTGGACACATGCAGTAGCCATGCTTCTCAACTAGCTGGCACACTGGAAGATTATGACCAGACATATTGCCAAGAATTGCTAAATGTCATAAACAACCGACTTAATCAGAAAGATGTGAAAGGTCTCCACCTTTCACCTCTGTTTGAGACCGACTTGAAACTCATTGTCTTAAGCAGGGCAGCACCACTCTTCCAGAAGACTCACAATCGCTTTATTCAAGAAAACAACCCAAAGTTCTTCCTTGAAAGGCTGAGGCCTCAATATTTCTCTACCTTTAAAAACATATACCAAGAGAAGGATGAATCTCAAATCCGAGCTCTGAAATTCTGTGAGATTTGCCTTAAACCAGCCTTAACTGAATACGTTTTCAGGAATCTAGGAGGCAAAATAGTTGAAGACATCTTAACTGGTAGTGACTCCATGAGATACAGCAGCAGGACCTTCTTTCAGTTCACCTTACTAAAGGAGCTTCTGGAAGATAAAACATTCTCTCAGTATGTAAAATACACTAATCACTATgagatttttgtaaaaaaatggatatttaagTATATAATAGAGAAATATAAGAAACCTGAAAGCTTAATTTCCTTAAGAGCACGCATCATTTCAGGCATCACAAGGAAGATCCGAGATGTCCTTAGAGATCCAAAGGTCTTTTACACCACGGATGTGTCAAGCTGCTTAAAAATGTTCTGTGAGATGTTAAAAAAAGACCTGGTGATTTCACAGAATGAACTGAAAGTGGTCATCTTTAAAAGCACGGCATCCGCCGCACAGTTTTCAGCAGATATCGAGGCTTTTCTAGATGATATAGAAAGGCAAACTGCAACAGAATTTAAATACTTCTCCATAGAAGCTGTACTCTCCAAGGCAACACTCAAACCTCAGGATGAATTGTTTAAGAAGGTCTTTGGATGTGGAAAGTTGTGCCCATTTTGCAAAGTCCCCTGTGAAGCCGGAGCTACTGACCACAAGGAACACTTTGCCTCTGTCCATCGCCCTCAGGGCCTAGGATCATATCGATATATAAAAACGAAAGTTCTCTCTCATTCCATATGCACCACGGATGTGGTGGGAAACAGCACATTCCAAAGTTCTGATACTGACTGGAAGCCACATCCTTACAAAGAATACCGCAAAATTTATCCAGATTGGGTCATTCAACCGGATCCTACTATCGGTGCTTCCGATTATTGGAAATTTGTCTTTAAAGAGTTTAATAAGGAGTTTGCAGAACATTATATTGCCAGATTGGCTGATATTTCAGAAGACTGGTATTCAATCACCAAACAGCAGGCTcttgaaagtttaaaaatatcaTTCAATATGCaataa